One Bacteroidota bacterium genomic window carries:
- a CDS encoding NAD+ synthase: MKIALVQLNYHIGNFEQNTARIIEHIREAKKSGAELAVFAELCITGYPPRDFLEFDDFIERCNISVKEIAHECVGIAAVVGSPSVNTALKGKHLFNSAFFLNDGKIQAISHKALLPNYDVFDEYRYFEPGTLFDVVEFNGKKIALTICEDLWNVGDDLLYVMNPMDELAKHQPDLIINIAASPFHYSQAEMRKQVLSANAIKYKMPVVYVNHAGGHTELLFDGGSMVLNSRGLVVNELNYFREDFIVIDIEDAESKVGTAVSTEPVHPDVKTQRIHDALVMGIRNYFEKLGFSKAILGLSGGIDSAVTLVLAAEALGASNVHAVLLPSQYSSEHSIDDARQLAVNIGCPYDIIPIEEGYKSFEQLLKPYFEGLPFGLAEENLQARIRAVLLMAMSNKFGYILLNTSNKSEAAVGYGTLYGDMCGGISVLGDVYKTEVYDLAHYINRLSEVIPVNSIVKPPSAELRPGQKDSDSLPEYPILDTILFQYIEQRKGPSELVNMGFDEATVKRVLRLVNTNEYKRYQTPPILRVSPKAFGTGRRMPIVGKYLS, from the coding sequence ATGAAGATCGCGCTTGTACAGCTTAATTATCACATCGGCAATTTTGAACAGAATACTGCCCGCATCATTGAGCATATCCGTGAAGCAAAAAAGTCAGGCGCTGAACTTGCCGTGTTTGCCGAACTCTGTATTACCGGGTATCCGCCCCGCGATTTTCTGGAATTTGATGATTTTATTGAGCGATGTAATATTTCTGTAAAAGAAATCGCTCATGAATGCGTTGGAATTGCCGCTGTTGTCGGCTCTCCATCAGTTAATACAGCTCTCAAGGGGAAGCATCTTTTTAATTCAGCCTTCTTTCTGAACGATGGAAAAATTCAGGCGATTAGCCACAAAGCCTTGCTTCCTAATTATGATGTGTTCGACGAATACCGCTACTTTGAACCCGGAACACTGTTCGATGTAGTAGAATTCAATGGCAAAAAAATTGCACTTACCATCTGCGAAGACCTCTGGAATGTGGGCGATGACCTGCTTTACGTGATGAATCCCATGGATGAGCTTGCCAAGCATCAGCCCGATTTAATTATTAATATCGCCGCCTCACCCTTTCATTATAGTCAGGCAGAAATGCGAAAACAAGTGCTGTCTGCAAATGCAATCAAATATAAAATGCCCGTCGTTTATGTAAATCATGCCGGAGGGCATACGGAACTGCTGTTCGACGGTGGCTCTATGGTGCTGAACAGCCGTGGGCTAGTTGTAAATGAACTTAATTATTTCCGCGAAGATTTTATTGTTATTGATATTGAGGATGCTGAAAGTAAAGTCGGGACGGCAGTTTCAACGGAGCCGGTTCATCCCGATGTGAAAACACAGCGCATTCATGATGCACTTGTAATGGGCATCCGTAATTATTTTGAAAAACTCGGATTCTCAAAAGCGATTCTCGGCCTGTCAGGTGGTATCGATTCTGCAGTAACGCTGGTACTTGCTGCTGAAGCGTTGGGTGCCTCAAATGTCCACGCCGTGCTGCTTCCATCGCAATATTCATCAGAACATTCTATTGATGATGCCAGGCAACTGGCTGTCAATATTGGGTGTCCGTATGATATCATTCCTATTGAAGAAGGCTATAAAAGTTTTGAGCAGTTGCTTAAACCCTATTTTGAAGGCTTGCCTTTCGGACTGGCCGAAGAAAATTTACAGGCACGAATACGCGCGGTTTTGCTGATGGCGATGTCAAATAAATTCGGATATATTTTGCTCAATACATCCAATAAAAGTGAAGCTGCCGTTGGATATGGCACTCTTTACGGTGATATGTGCGGCGGCATTTCTGTGCTGGGTGATGTTTATAAAACTGAAGTATACGACCTCGCGCATTACATCAACAGATTGAGTGAAGTTATTCCTGTAAACAGTATTGTCAAACCTCCATCGGCTGAGCTGCGTCCCGGACAGAAAGACAGCGATTCGTTGCCCGAATATCCCATACTTGACACCATTCTGTTTCAGTATATCGAGCAGCGCAAAGGCCCGTCAGAACTTGTGAATATGGGATTTGACGAGGCAACAGTAAAACGCGTTCTGCGACTCGTCAATACCAATGAATATAAGCGTTATCAAACGCCTCCTATATTGCGTGTATCGCCCAAGGCTTTTGGCACAGGAAGGCGCATGCCCATCGTCGGGAAATATTTATCGTAA
- a CDS encoding two-component regulator propeller domain-containing protein, whose product MILRKSILCGIFIAFWGMVQAQQIGCTVYDSASTDIPDNLIKTIAVDATNKLWFATGDCFYGGKLVSFDGQKFTSYDSTNSGMYDKFITAIAFDSENNMWLGTRYSGIYFYDGHNWLNYNLTNAPLPDPHITSIAIEKPAAGGKEIIWFSTDKGLVSFNGTDWTVFNKKQIGITDDVVYWVAVDASGTKWIASSCGFASYDGKNWKVYNTSNSRLPNNQVNHVFTDERTGILWVDYWGGLISVQGDVWTIYTPDNSGIPKYCDYKIHVDNDGLLWIATNNGLVLFDGTSWKSFTPMNSCNPSFFVNKVITDHSNRHWAATQDGLMMFNKK is encoded by the coding sequence ATGATATTACGGAAAAGCATACTCTGCGGGATATTTATCGCATTTTGGGGGATGGTGCAGGCGCAGCAAATAGGATGCACAGTTTATGACTCTGCATCAACCGATATTCCAGATAATCTAATAAAAACCATTGCCGTTGATGCAACAAACAAATTGTGGTTTGCTACAGGCGACTGCTTTTACGGAGGGAAGCTCGTGAGCTTCGACGGACAGAAATTCACAAGTTACGATTCTACAAATTCCGGAATGTATGACAAATTTATAACCGCCATTGCATTTGATTCGGAAAACAATATGTGGCTTGGAACCCGCTATTCGGGAATTTATTTCTACGATGGGCACAACTGGCTCAATTATAATCTGACAAACGCGCCACTGCCCGACCCTCACATAACAAGTATTGCTATTGAAAAGCCTGCTGCCGGAGGAAAAGAAATCATCTGGTTTTCAACCGACAAAGGTCTTGTTTCATTCAATGGAACCGACTGGACTGTGTTTAATAAAAAACAAATCGGGATTACCGACGATGTAGTTTATTGGGTGGCGGTTGATGCTTCCGGGACCAAGTGGATAGCCAGTTCCTGCGGTTTTGCTTCTTATGACGGAAAAAACTGGAAAGTTTATAATACCTCCAATTCCAGACTTCCGAATAATCAGGTAAATCATGTTTTTACCGATGAACGCACCGGAATTCTCTGGGTTGACTACTGGGGCGGACTTATCAGTGTGCAGGGTGATGTCTGGACTATCTACACCCCTGACAATTCAGGCATTCCCAAATACTGCGATTATAAAATTCATGTGGATAACGACGGTTTGCTGTGGATAGCAACAAACAACGGACTGGTGCTTTTTGACGGCACTTCATGGAAATCATTTACACCCATGAATTCATGCAACCCAAGCTTTTTCGTGAATAAAGTTATAACAGACCACAGCAACCGGCATTGGGCGGCAACACAAGATGGTTTGATGATGTTCAATAAAAAATAA
- a CDS encoding porin family protein, whose amino-acid sequence MKRIFCVVVCSLMAFSATITFAQTARKFHFGLHASPNLSWLKPDVQQPKYSSDGTIIGMSYGAAFENFFSPNLGIGTGVNVMSTGGKLSFTDAININVNNVITSDTGIMTRKYKLQYVEVPLFLIGSTGEVLGNFSFYGKFGLSSAFRIKAKADDEYTPSTGSVITAKSVNIDKEVSFFREAMIIGLGCAYKFGQVAALYAGVTYNNGFTDVLKGANNAYPTVKEKARSNFVELNIGVMF is encoded by the coding sequence ATGAAAAGGATATTCTGTGTGGTTGTATGTTCGCTCATGGCGTTTTCTGCAACAATTACATTTGCGCAAACTGCTCGTAAATTTCATTTCGGACTTCATGCTTCACCTAACCTTAGCTGGCTAAAGCCTGATGTTCAGCAACCCAAATACAGCTCCGACGGGACTATTATAGGTATGAGCTATGGCGCTGCATTTGAAAATTTCTTTTCTCCAAATCTCGGAATCGGTACCGGAGTGAATGTAATGTCAACCGGCGGGAAGCTTTCTTTTACGGATGCAATCAACATTAACGTCAACAATGTGATTACCTCGGATACCGGCATTATGACACGCAAATACAAACTTCAGTATGTAGAAGTGCCGCTGTTCCTGATAGGCAGTACGGGCGAAGTACTTGGCAATTTTTCTTTTTACGGAAAATTCGGACTGAGCTCTGCTTTCAGAATCAAAGCAAAAGCCGACGATGAATATACACCCTCTACCGGAAGCGTAATCACAGCCAAATCGGTGAATATTGATAAAGAGGTGAGCTTTTTCCGCGAAGCTATGATTATTGGACTTGGCTGCGCGTATAAATTCGGACAGGTTGCTGCGCTCTATGCAGGTGTTACATACAACAACGGGTTTACAGATGTGCTTAAAGGCGCAAATAACGCTTATCCCACTGTGAAAGAAAAAGCGAGGTCTAACTTTGTTGAGCTGAACATTGGCGTGATGTTTTAA